A genomic window from Brevibacillus agri includes:
- a CDS encoding nitrite/sulfite reductase — protein MAERKQWKWADDPSLNKMELTKLEKDGLDVIETIINTYSKEGFESIESSDMDRFKWAGVYQQRPKDGHFMMRVRIPGGIMTSEQARVLAKIAQDYGRDLVDVTTRQAVQFHWLTVETLADIFDRLAAAGLSSFEACGDCPRQIMGNPLAGIDPHEVLDTRPIVAELEKFFLLNRDFSNLPRKYKMSISANVYNAAHAQINDLAFTPAKKRIAGEDVIGFHVWVGGGLSAKPYLAKQLDVFVRPEEVVKVAAGVTTLFRDFGYRQKRTHARLKFLVADWGPEKFKEELVKLIGELETSGEDLTKGWNGGYFYGLHEQRQPGYYYAGLSVPVGRMNAAELIELARLADEYGDGTIGACNTQNVLIRNIAKEKVAAFREEPLIVNRFKLKPNTFVGYAVSCTGTEYCNLAIVETKERMRSLAQYLDDTVELDTPLRIHMIGCPNSCGQRQIADIGLQGAKVKTPAGMVEAFDIHVGGTLEEPQFNRKLNARVSVDRLGAFLAQLITFYKEERLEGEEYWRYVERVGLARIQEQVDSILQTA, from the coding sequence ATGGCAGAGAGAAAACAGTGGAAATGGGCAGATGATCCGTCCCTGAACAAAATGGAGCTGACCAAGCTGGAAAAAGACGGCCTGGACGTCATCGAAACAATCATCAATACCTACTCCAAAGAGGGCTTTGAATCGATTGAATCTTCTGATATGGACCGCTTCAAGTGGGCGGGAGTCTACCAGCAGCGTCCGAAAGACGGCCACTTCATGATGCGGGTGCGCATCCCCGGCGGAATCATGACCAGCGAGCAGGCGAGAGTGCTGGCGAAAATCGCCCAGGACTACGGCCGCGATCTCGTGGACGTGACGACGCGCCAGGCTGTCCAGTTTCACTGGCTGACGGTGGAGACGCTGGCCGATATTTTTGATCGGCTCGCTGCGGCCGGGCTTTCTTCGTTCGAAGCGTGCGGCGACTGTCCGCGGCAGATCATGGGCAATCCGCTGGCCGGAATCGATCCGCATGAAGTGCTGGATACACGTCCGATTGTGGCCGAGCTGGAAAAGTTTTTCCTGCTCAACCGCGACTTTTCCAACCTGCCGCGCAAATACAAGATGTCCATCTCCGCCAACGTCTACAACGCAGCCCACGCGCAAATCAACGACCTCGCCTTTACGCCCGCCAAAAAGCGCATCGCGGGCGAGGATGTAATCGGGTTCCACGTCTGGGTAGGCGGCGGCCTGTCGGCGAAGCCGTACTTGGCGAAGCAGCTTGACGTGTTCGTCCGGCCGGAAGAGGTCGTCAAGGTGGCAGCAGGCGTCACGACCTTGTTCCGCGACTTCGGCTATCGGCAGAAGCGGACGCATGCCCGCCTGAAATTTTTGGTGGCGGACTGGGGACCGGAAAAGTTCAAGGAAGAACTGGTCAAGCTGATCGGCGAGCTGGAAACGAGCGGAGAGGATTTGACGAAAGGCTGGAACGGCGGCTATTTTTACGGCTTGCACGAGCAGCGCCAGCCCGGCTACTACTATGCGGGACTGTCCGTTCCCGTCGGCCGGATGAACGCTGCCGAGCTGATCGAGCTGGCGCGCCTGGCCGATGAATACGGGGACGGCACGATCGGAGCCTGCAACACGCAAAACGTCCTCATTCGCAACATCGCCAAGGAAAAGGTGGCGGCATTCCGCGAAGAGCCGCTGATTGTGAACCGCTTCAAGCTAAAACCGAATACGTTTGTCGGCTATGCCGTCTCCTGCACAGGGACTGAGTATTGCAACCTGGCGATCGTGGAGACGAAAGAACGGATGCGCTCGCTCGCCCAATATTTGGACGACACCGTTGAACTGGATACGCCGCTGCGCATTCACATGATCGGCTGCCCGAACTCGTGCGGACAGCGGCAGATTGCCGATATCGGCCTGCAAGGGGCAAAAGTCAAGACGCCGGCCGGGATGGTCGAAGCGTTTGACATCCACGTTGGCGGCACGCTCGAAGAACCGCAATTCAACCGCAAGCTGAACGCGCGAGTGTCCGTCGACAGGCTGGGAGCCTTCCTGGCGCAGTTGATTACGTTCTACAAGGAAGAGCGGTTGGAGGGCGAAGAGTACTGGCGCTACGTCGAGCGGGTCGGACTGGCACGCATCCAGGAGCAGGTCGACAGCATTTTGCAAACGGCGTAA
- a CDS encoding polysaccharide deacetylase family protein — translation MQTGGGKKSKNFSFAMIALMMVLILLTGCAAFFGEERKADDGTPKSKVAPTIIRSTGEKSKAIPFVYTTRRELSLTFNGMTDSDTMKKLLDELDKHHLKATFFLPGMRGAEEPELAKEIVARGHDNARQRALPGDEPARVRCE, via the coding sequence CTCGTTTGCCATGATCGCGTTGATGATGGTGCTGATTTTGTTGACCGGATGCGCCGCTTTTTTCGGGGAAGAACGAAAAGCCGACGACGGTACACCAAAATCCAAAGTCGCCCCAACCATCATTCGCTCCACAGGAGAAAAGAGCAAGGCGATTCCGTTTGTGTACACCACCAGGCGGGAGCTATCGCTCACCTTCAATGGAATGACAGACAGCGACACGATGAAGAAGCTTTTGGATGAACTGGACAAGCATCATCTGAAGGCTACTTTCTTTTTGCCTGGCATGCGGGGCGCAGAAGAGCCGGAGCTGGCAAAAGAAATCGTCGCGCGCGGACATGATAATGCACGCCAACGCGCTCTACCAGGGGATGAACCGGCTCGTGTCCGATGTGAATGA
- a CDS encoding inositol monophosphatase family protein: MLEIAKEAASAAGAFLKERFLEQLTPDEELHNDVKLPEDKGSEQRIIEVLHRHFPTHTIFSEEVGMVSRDEEYLWIVDPLDGTNNYFIGHPYFSISIALQHKGDLVLGVVYNPVAGQMFWAEKGKGAFLNGRRMSINNRTDLTRAVGTYIRGRNTVTKQEELAFTEPFVLNTKRILRNVAPALDWCLLANGWLDYIVMQRSGIMDVAAGIVIASEAGATITDWQGKPYRHEPFAQDQVRSLLATNGHLHEPIRGLLLEQSMADCLR, encoded by the coding sequence ATGCTGGAAATAGCCAAAGAAGCAGCAAGTGCAGCAGGAGCATTTTTAAAGGAGCGTTTTCTCGAACAGCTTACGCCGGATGAGGAACTGCATAACGACGTGAAGCTGCCGGAGGACAAAGGCAGCGAGCAGCGCATTATCGAGGTACTGCACCGCCATTTCCCGACGCATACGATTTTTTCCGAGGAAGTCGGAATGGTCAGCCGCGACGAAGAATATTTGTGGATTGTCGATCCGCTGGACGGCACGAACAACTACTTTATCGGCCATCCGTACTTCAGTATTTCGATTGCCTTGCAGCACAAGGGCGATCTCGTCCTCGGCGTCGTCTACAACCCGGTGGCAGGGCAAATGTTCTGGGCGGAAAAAGGGAAGGGCGCGTTTTTGAACGGCAGGCGCATGTCGATCAACAACCGGACAGACTTGACGCGCGCAGTCGGGACCTACATCCGCGGGCGCAATACGGTGACCAAGCAGGAGGAGCTGGCCTTTACGGAGCCGTTTGTGCTGAACACGAAGCGGATTTTGCGCAACGTCGCTCCGGCGCTCGACTGGTGTCTGCTCGCCAACGGCTGGCTGGACTATATCGTCATGCAGCGCTCGGGCATCATGGACGTCGCTGCGGGGATCGTCATCGCGAGCGAGGCGGGAGCGACCATCACCGACTGGCAAGGGAAACCGTACCGGCACGAGCCGTTTGCCCAAGATCAGGTGCGCTCGCTTTTGGCGACGAACGGGCATTTGCACGAGCCGATTCGCGGCCTGCTGCTGGAGCAGAGCATGGCGGATTGTCTGCGCTAA
- a CDS encoding DUF3906 family protein yields the protein MAEEQTESYLYKLEAVLEEGRLLTVVVIAKTDERAFSSAENNLLRHTIAPPKIKELSLVEKKPLGRQGVGYVVETSRFSQ from the coding sequence ATGGCAGAGGAACAAACCGAGAGCTACTTGTACAAACTGGAGGCCGTGCTCGAAGAAGGCCGACTCTTGACCGTGGTCGTGATTGCCAAAACGGACGAGCGCGCTTTTTCGTCCGCGGAAAACAATCTACTGCGGCACACCATCGCTCCGCCGAAAATCAAGGAGCTGAGCCTGGTGGAAAAGAAACCGCTCGGTCGGCAGGGAGTCGGCTACGTCGTCGAAACCTCCCGCTTCAGCCAGTAA
- the cobA gene encoding uroporphyrinogen-III C-methyltransferase, which translates to MNAGRVLFVGAGPGDPKLLTIRGMEALQKADVVVYDRLASPLLLSHVKRDARLVYCGKERDRHTLPQEEINLLLIREAKRGKTVVRLKGGDPSMFGRVGEEAQMCVQHGVPYEIVPGITSGMAAPLYAGIPLTHRDYNSSVAFVTGHLCDKNAGKEPDWAALARMETLVIYMGVKNLPHIQAQLLACGKSGDTPVALVRWGTVGEQQTLVGSLATIDRDVAKAGFSAPAIIVVGEVVRLREQLNWYESRPLFGQRVALAAIPGAGGSDALAGRLEQLGAEVIAIPLVKRPLLAVDAAEFPEDLTAYGWIVLDDAQQAEAFLAELGRRRFDLRRLTSKLAVRGKQAALFLESRGLYPERVFDHAATPAAMSRELARNGGERILHVRAKCGSTPAQSAAEFLHLPAGGVLEWEETHPVVPWMKKLAFDWFAAADGEVLPALADFAGAGWESVPLFCADAKTQEVARQMGWRVVIDEDVESLARGIHSREQVASAACKLYGTPSFLT; encoded by the coding sequence ATGAACGCTGGCAGAGTCTTATTTGTAGGGGCTGGCCCTGGCGATCCGAAACTGCTCACCATTCGCGGGATGGAGGCGCTGCAAAAAGCCGACGTCGTCGTGTACGACCGACTGGCTAGCCCGCTGCTTCTCTCCCACGTCAAAAGGGACGCCCGGCTTGTTTACTGCGGCAAGGAAAGGGACCGCCACACACTGCCACAGGAAGAGATCAACCTCCTGTTGATTCGGGAAGCCAAGCGAGGAAAAACCGTGGTTCGCTTAAAAGGCGGGGACCCGAGCATGTTCGGGCGGGTAGGCGAGGAAGCGCAAATGTGCGTACAGCATGGCGTGCCGTACGAGATCGTGCCGGGGATCACCTCCGGCATGGCGGCCCCGCTGTATGCAGGGATTCCTTTAACCCACCGCGACTACAATTCCTCCGTTGCCTTTGTCACCGGGCATCTGTGCGACAAAAATGCCGGCAAGGAGCCGGACTGGGCAGCACTGGCGCGGATGGAGACGCTCGTCATTTACATGGGCGTGAAAAACTTGCCGCACATCCAGGCGCAGCTTTTGGCCTGCGGAAAAAGCGGGGATACCCCTGTCGCGCTCGTCAGATGGGGCACGGTAGGAGAGCAGCAGACATTGGTCGGGTCGCTTGCGACGATTGACCGCGATGTCGCCAAAGCGGGCTTTTCCGCGCCGGCCATCATCGTCGTGGGCGAGGTCGTCCGGCTGCGCGAGCAACTGAACTGGTACGAATCGCGGCCGCTGTTCGGACAACGGGTGGCGCTTGCGGCCATTCCCGGAGCAGGCGGCAGCGACGCACTGGCGGGCAGGCTGGAGCAGCTCGGTGCAGAAGTCATCGCGATTCCGCTCGTGAAGCGCCCTTTGCTCGCTGTGGATGCTGCTGAATTTCCCGAGGACCTCACGGCATATGGCTGGATCGTGCTCGACGATGCGCAGCAGGCGGAGGCTTTTTTGGCAGAGCTGGGCAGACGGCGGTTTGACCTGCGGCGGCTGACGAGCAAGCTCGCTGTGCGCGGGAAGCAGGCGGCTTTGTTTCTGGAGAGCAGAGGACTGTACCCGGAGCGCGTTTTCGATCACGCGGCCACTCCTGCGGCTATGAGCAGGGAGCTTGCGCGAAACGGCGGGGAGCGGATTTTGCATGTGCGCGCCAAATGCGGGAGTACTCCTGCCCAGTCAGCAGCAGAGTTCCTCCATCTGCCAGCGGGAGGCGTCCTGGAGTGGGAGGAGACACACCCGGTCGTTCCTTGGATGAAAAAGCTGGCGTTTGACTGGTTTGCTGCCGCTGACGGGGAAGTTTTGCCTGCCCTGGCGGATTTTGCAGGAGCGGGTTGGGAGAGTGTGCCGCTTTTTTGCGCCGATGCGAAGACGCAGGAGGTGGCGAGACAAATGGGGTGGCGCGTCGTCATCGACGAAGACGTGGAGAGCTTGGCCCGAGGAATCCATTCGCGAGAGCAGGTCGCCAGCGCAGCATGCAAGCTGTACGGCACCCCTTCTTTTCTTACGTAA
- a CDS encoding PaaI family thioesterase has protein sequence MIEELKNVWAEGNDEERKILELALQAIRQKRERKSAYLSGFLGLKGEFIDETKQSYRFELPLTVFMHNSGGAVHGGILATLIDSAMGSLINRSLPPEQYAVTTELKINYLRPGVGKRLRAEATFLHRGHTLVVMEGTVYDERNKRVAHGTGTFIVLNRK, from the coding sequence ATGATAGAAGAGCTAAAAAATGTCTGGGCGGAAGGAAATGACGAGGAACGGAAAATACTGGAGCTGGCTTTGCAGGCAATCCGCCAGAAGCGCGAGCGCAAAAGCGCCTATTTATCCGGCTTTCTTGGCCTGAAGGGAGAGTTTATCGACGAAACGAAGCAGTCGTATCGCTTCGAGCTGCCTCTCACCGTGTTCATGCACAACTCCGGGGGAGCGGTGCACGGGGGGATTCTCGCCACCTTGATCGACTCGGCCATGGGTTCGCTAATCAACCGCTCGCTGCCGCCGGAGCAGTACGCGGTCACGACCGAATTGAAAATCAACTACTTGCGGCCCGGAGTAGGGAAGCGGCTTCGCGCCGAAGCGACGTTTTTGCACCGGGGGCACACGTTGGTCGTCATGGAGGGCACTGTGTACGACGAGCGCAACAAGCGGGTCGCCCACGGCACCGGGACGTTTATCGTCCTGAACAGAAAATAG
- a CDS encoding DUF350 domain-containing protein produces MITQWSYILNFLAYMAVTIPILAVGIFVFTFTTPYKEFALIKDGAQTDDPKKMAAAKAAAHDLGGKIIGLAIVLASAVYHSVNLWDLVVWGLVGMVFQVIIFYLFEWVTPFKVVSEIPNGNVSVGIFASRLSIAAGLLMAALISY; encoded by the coding sequence ATGATTACGCAATGGAGCTACATACTCAATTTTTTGGCCTATATGGCCGTGACAATTCCGATATTGGCAGTAGGTATTTTCGTGTTTACGTTTACGACTCCGTATAAGGAGTTCGCTCTCATCAAGGACGGGGCGCAGACAGACGACCCGAAAAAAATGGCGGCGGCCAAGGCGGCAGCACACGACCTGGGCGGAAAAATTATCGGGCTGGCAATCGTGCTCGCATCTGCTGTCTACCATTCGGTCAACCTGTGGGATTTGGTTGTATGGGGCCTGGTCGGCATGGTGTTTCAAGTCATCATTTTTTATTTGTTCGAGTGGGTGACGCCGTTCAAGGTCGTGTCTGAAATCCCGAACGGCAACGTGTCTGTAGGCATTTTCGCCTCCAGATTGAGCATTGCGGCAGGCTTGCTGATGGCTGCGCTCATCAGCTACTAG
- a CDS encoding inorganic phosphate transporter, with translation MDWSYVAIAIALFFAMNIGASGTAASMGAAYGSGAVKNKLLAMLLVAVAALLGAVLGGGEVVKTISGGIIPANLLTIEAVVIVLASATLTLFGANLLGIPLSTSEVTVGAIVGVGLAYQSLFVGHILVILFFWVVVPVAAFIGAYGAGKLIRRVERRWPSLQKPGSKGERWLTFLLVACGVYEAFSAGMNNVANAVGPLVGAGLMSTENGVWLGGLAVAVGCLLLGGRVLETNGKKITTLSLLQGSAVSATGGTLVIIASLFGIPVPLTQATTCAILGVGTSERGFVLWQKGIIKQIIMVWIVSPVSSLVVSFAFVHLFLRSDLYTLVVLASVFVATLGFVGLIRLIRRESSSINDQGGGI, from the coding sequence GTGGATTGGAGTTACGTCGCCATCGCCATCGCCTTGTTTTTCGCCATGAATATTGGAGCCAGCGGGACCGCAGCCTCGATGGGGGCCGCGTACGGCAGCGGGGCAGTCAAAAACAAGCTGCTCGCCATGCTGCTCGTAGCCGTAGCGGCCTTGCTCGGGGCAGTGCTGGGCGGCGGCGAGGTCGTCAAGACGATCAGCGGGGGGATTATCCCTGCGAATCTGCTGACGATCGAAGCCGTTGTGATCGTTCTCGCTTCGGCCACGCTGACGCTTTTTGGGGCGAATCTGCTCGGGATTCCGCTCTCGACCAGCGAGGTGACAGTGGGGGCGATCGTGGGCGTGGGCCTAGCCTATCAGTCTTTGTTTGTCGGGCACATCCTCGTCATCCTGTTTTTTTGGGTCGTGGTCCCGGTGGCGGCCTTTATCGGGGCCTACGGGGCAGGCAAGCTGATTCGCCGCGTGGAGCGGCGCTGGCCGTCCTTGCAAAAGCCAGGCTCCAAAGGAGAGCGCTGGCTGACCTTTTTGCTCGTCGCCTGCGGTGTGTATGAAGCTTTTTCAGCGGGGATGAACAACGTAGCCAACGCTGTCGGCCCGCTCGTGGGAGCCGGACTGATGTCGACCGAAAACGGCGTGTGGCTCGGCGGACTGGCCGTCGCTGTCGGCTGTCTGCTCTTGGGAGGAAGAGTGCTGGAAACGAACGGCAAGAAAATTACCACCCTGTCGCTTTTGCAAGGAAGCGCGGTATCGGCTACAGGCGGTACGCTCGTCATCATCGCTTCGCTGTTCGGGATTCCCGTGCCGCTGACTCAAGCCACGACTTGCGCCATTTTAGGCGTAGGCACGTCGGAGCGAGGCTTCGTCTTGTGGCAAAAAGGAATTATCAAGCAGATCATCATGGTCTGGATCGTCTCGCCAGTTTCTTCGCTGGTCGTTTCGTTCGCCTTTGTCCATCTGTTCCTGCGTTCGGATTTGTACACGCTGGTCGTGCTCGCCAGTGTTTTCGTGGCGACGCTCGGCTTCGTGGGGCTGATCCGGCTGATTCGCAGGGAAAGCAGTTCCATCAACGATCAAGGAGGGGGCATATGA
- the ilvD gene encoding dihydroxy-acid dehydratase, with product MARQRSDMIKKGFDRAPHRSLLRAAGVKDEDFDKPFIAICNSYIDIIPGHVHLQEFGKLVKEAVRAAGMVPFEFNTIGVDDGIAMGHIGMRYSLPSREIIADSLETVVAAHWFDGMICIPNCDKITPGMIMGALRVNIPTVFVTGGPMKAGKTSDGRSISLSSVFEGVGAYQAGLIDNKQLEELEQYGCPTCGSCSGMFTANSMNCLLEAIGLALPGNGTVLAVSPERRELVKSSAEKLKHLIEQDIKPRDIVTLEAIDDAFALDMAMGGSTNTVLHTLAIAQEAGIEYPIERINEVAKRIPHICKLAPSSDYHIEDCHEAGGVSAVLKEIARKEGAIHPNRITVTGKTLAENIANAEIKNDQVIRRLENPYSASGGLAVLFGNLAEQGSIIKTGGVDPSIKRHEGPAICFDSQEEALAGIAAGKIKSGHVVIIRYEGPKGGPGMPEMLAPTSQIVGMGLGKEVALVTDGRFSGASRGISIGHVSPEAAEGGPIAFVQDGDIISIDLEERSIHLHVDEAELARRREGWQEFQPKVKTGYLARYSKLVTNASMGGVMKI from the coding sequence TTGGCTAGACAACGAAGTGACATGATTAAAAAAGGTTTTGACCGCGCTCCGCACCGCAGCTTGCTTCGTGCGGCAGGAGTAAAGGACGAGGATTTCGACAAACCGTTTATCGCCATTTGCAACTCTTACATCGACATTATCCCGGGCCACGTGCACTTGCAGGAATTTGGCAAGCTGGTCAAGGAAGCTGTTCGTGCCGCTGGCATGGTTCCTTTTGAGTTCAATACGATCGGGGTTGACGACGGCATCGCCATGGGCCACATCGGCATGCGCTACTCGCTCCCGAGCCGCGAGATCATCGCAGACAGCCTGGAAACGGTCGTAGCCGCGCACTGGTTCGACGGCATGATCTGCATTCCGAACTGTGACAAGATCACCCCGGGCATGATTATGGGCGCCCTGCGCGTCAACATCCCGACTGTATTCGTGACAGGCGGCCCGATGAAAGCAGGCAAAACGAGTGACGGCCGTTCCATCTCGCTTTCTTCTGTATTCGAAGGCGTCGGGGCTTACCAGGCTGGCCTGATCGACAACAAGCAACTGGAAGAACTGGAACAATACGGATGCCCAACCTGCGGTTCCTGTTCCGGTATGTTTACCGCCAACTCGATGAACTGTCTGCTCGAAGCGATCGGTCTGGCGCTGCCAGGCAACGGCACTGTTCTCGCCGTCTCTCCGGAGCGCCGCGAGCTGGTAAAATCCTCCGCAGAAAAGCTCAAGCACCTGATCGAGCAAGACATCAAGCCGCGCGACATCGTTACGCTGGAAGCGATCGACGACGCCTTCGCGCTCGACATGGCGATGGGCGGCTCTACGAATACCGTTTTGCACACGCTGGCAATCGCCCAGGAAGCGGGAATCGAATACCCGATCGAGCGCATCAACGAAGTGGCGAAGCGCATCCCGCACATTTGCAAGCTGGCGCCATCCTCTGACTACCACATCGAGGACTGCCACGAAGCGGGCGGCGTGTCCGCTGTGCTCAAGGAGATCGCGCGCAAAGAAGGCGCGATTCATCCGAACCGGATTACCGTGACAGGCAAGACGCTGGCAGAAAACATCGCCAACGCCGAAATCAAAAACGACCAGGTGATTCGTCGTCTGGAAAATCCGTACAGTGCCTCCGGCGGTCTGGCCGTCCTGTTCGGCAACCTGGCCGAGCAAGGCTCGATCATCAAAACCGGCGGTGTCGATCCTTCTATTAAAAGACACGAAGGTCCGGCGATCTGCTTTGACTCGCAGGAGGAAGCACTGGCGGGCATCGCCGCTGGCAAGATCAAATCCGGGCACGTCGTCATCATTCGCTACGAAGGACCAAAAGGCGGCCCCGGCATGCCGGAAATGCTCGCTCCTACCTCGCAAATCGTCGGGATGGGACTCGGCAAGGAAGTCGCGCTCGTCACAGACGGACGCTTCTCCGGCGCTTCCCGCGGAATCAGTATCGGCCACGTCTCGCCGGAAGCGGCGGAAGGCGGCCCGATCGCTTTCGTCCAGGACGGAGACATCATCTCCATCGACCTCGAAGAGCGCTCGATCCACCTGCACGTGGACGAGGCTGAGCTGGCCCGCCGCCGCGAAGGCTGGCAGGAATTCCAGCCGAAAGTCAAAACAGGCTACCTGGCCCGCTACTCCAAGCTGGTGACGAATGCGAGCATGGGCGGCGTTATGAAAATCTAG
- a CDS encoding sirohydrochlorin chelatase — translation MAKTAALVIAHGSPDPDWLSLVESAVRQCQSELPTRVAYLGGVEGRSISDEWKRLEASGAKRIVVVPLFASAGSNHVTEIRAMLGLEPWPAWETEQVRIPVRARLLWCPPLEDHPLVEQIVSQRIQELSSDPRKEALLLVGHGSDLPGGQERWEKLLRRMTFRLQNRYAFPAAGYATLRPDTLREQALLLAEKGDVLVLPLFVSQGYFTRKAIPARLAELPYRYNGSAYLPHPLIADWIGQSIRTALVTDLFTKRSVYEHGREKTVEMGR, via the coding sequence ATGGCAAAAACAGCGGCTTTGGTAATCGCTCACGGTTCACCCGATCCCGACTGGCTGAGTCTCGTAGAGTCAGCCGTCAGGCAGTGCCAGAGCGAGCTGCCGACCCGGGTAGCGTATCTGGGGGGAGTAGAGGGGCGAAGCATCAGTGACGAATGGAAGCGTCTGGAGGCGTCCGGCGCGAAGCGGATCGTCGTAGTTCCCCTGTTTGCTTCGGCGGGGAGCAACCACGTGACAGAAATACGCGCGATGCTCGGACTGGAGCCGTGGCCCGCCTGGGAGACGGAGCAGGTGCGCATTCCGGTTCGCGCGCGGCTGCTCTGGTGTCCGCCGCTGGAAGATCATCCGCTGGTGGAGCAAATCGTAAGCCAGCGCATTCAGGAGCTGTCGAGCGATCCGCGCAAGGAAGCGCTGTTGCTCGTCGGCCACGGCAGCGATTTGCCGGGAGGCCAGGAGCGGTGGGAAAAGCTGTTGCGCCGGATGACGTTTCGCCTGCAAAACCGCTACGCCTTCCCCGCAGCCGGATATGCGACACTGCGGCCGGACACGTTGCGGGAACAAGCCCTGCTGCTTGCAGAAAAAGGAGATGTCCTCGTGCTGCCTCTGTTCGTCAGCCAGGGGTACTTCACCCGCAAGGCGATTCCGGCACGGCTGGCGGAGCTGCCGTACCGCTACAACGGCAGCGCGTACTTGCCTCACCCGCTGATTGCAGACTGGATTGGCCAATCCATTCGCACGGCACTTGTAACAGACCTCTTCACAAAAAGGAGCGTGTATGAGCATGGCAGAGAGAAAACAGTGGAAATGGGCAGATGA
- a CDS encoding glutathionylspermidine synthase family protein, translating to MRNRREALYAPLREEGIFTWDWMYGEEYALADLHLIPASFRDELATATAALGRIFTKVTPVLQQADDALLLELGVPQQALQTVRTAVLPKLPTAIGRFDFAETQAGLKMLECNSDTPTGIVEAFYVNEHACRFFGVNNPNAGMDVQLRHAFAKLLQAYRDMGYPVEHVWFSSLDWHEEDKGTTLYLMEKTEIAARFAPLEKLRVWEDGLYVQDGDSLLPVDVLYRLHALEKLADERDEDGYPTGEHVLALIADRKLAIINPPSAFLIQTKALQALIWNLHEAGEFFTAEEHATIDAYMLPTYFENRFAGTEDYVTKPIFGREGGGVALFAADGTLVEKDQEEFYWEQPMIYQKRVELPEITVQTVAGPYAGRLLWGSFWIGGEASAIVARVGGPITNNLSYYLPVGMKG from the coding sequence GTGCGGAACCGTAGAGAAGCGCTGTACGCCCCTTTGCGTGAAGAAGGCATTTTTACATGGGATTGGATGTACGGCGAAGAGTACGCGCTGGCCGATCTGCACCTCATCCCGGCATCGTTTCGAGACGAGCTTGCGACGGCAACGGCTGCGCTGGGCCGGATTTTCACCAAAGTGACGCCTGTGCTGCAGCAGGCAGACGACGCGCTCCTGCTCGAACTGGGAGTCCCGCAGCAAGCGCTGCAAACGGTCAGAACCGCCGTTTTGCCCAAGCTGCCTACGGCGATCGGGCGCTTTGATTTTGCCGAGACGCAAGCGGGGCTGAAAATGCTGGAGTGCAACAGCGACACGCCGACCGGGATCGTCGAAGCTTTTTACGTCAACGAGCACGCCTGCCGCTTTTTCGGGGTGAACAATCCGAATGCCGGCATGGACGTCCAGTTGCGCCACGCTTTTGCCAAGCTACTGCAAGCGTACAGGGACATGGGCTATCCGGTAGAGCACGTCTGGTTCAGCTCGCTGGACTGGCACGAGGAAGACAAGGGCACCACGCTTTATTTAATGGAAAAGACGGAGATCGCTGCCCGGTTTGCGCCGCTGGAAAAGCTGCGCGTCTGGGAGGACGGACTGTACGTGCAGGACGGCGACAGCCTGCTTCCCGTCGATGTGCTGTACCGTTTGCATGCGCTGGAAAAGCTCGCAGACGAGCGGGACGAAGACGGCTACCCGACAGGCGAGCACGTCCTGGCGCTGATTGCGGACAGAAAGCTTGCGATCATCAATCCGCCGTCCGCGTTTTTGATCCAGACAAAGGCGCTGCAGGCGCTCATCTGGAACTTGCACGAGGCGGGCGAGTTTTTTACCGCAGAAGAGCATGCGACCATCGACGCCTACATGCTTCCGACCTATTTTGAAAACCGTTTTGCAGGGACAGAAGACTATGTAACCAAGCCCATTTTCGGCAGAGAAGGGGGCGGAGTGGCCCTGTTTGCGGCAGACGGCACTTTGGTGGAGAAAGACCAGGAGGAATTTTACTGGGAGCAGCCGATGATCTACCAAAAGCGGGTGGAGCTGCCCGAAATCACGGTGCAGACCGTGGCGGGTCCCTACGCCGGACGGCTGTTGTGGGGCTCCTTCTGGATTGGCGGGGAAGCATCCGCAATCGTGGCCCGGGTCGGAGGTCCGATTACAAACAACCTGTCGTATTACTTGCCAGTCGGCATGAAAGGATAG